A section of the Phacochoerus africanus isolate WHEZ1 chromosome 4, ROS_Pafr_v1, whole genome shotgun sequence genome encodes:
- the PSPN gene encoding persephin has protein sequence MAMGRVMLSLLLLLILHLDLGRDPGAWGTPVVEGELSSQPAADRGIQKTQLGARLPRALAGPCQLWSLPLPVAELGLGYTSEEMVIFQYCAGSCPRGARTQHGLTLARLRGQGRAHGGPCCRPTRYADVAFLDDRHRWQRLPQLSAAACACSD, from the exons ATGGCCATGGGAAGAGTCATGCTCAGCTTGCTGCTACTCCTGATCCTGCATTTGGACCTTGGCAGGGACCCTGGGGCCTGGGGGACTCCAGTGGTGGAAGGAGAGCTCTCATCCCAGCCAGCAGCGGACAGAGGGATCCAGAAGACACAGCTGG GCGCCCGCCTGCCCCGAGCCCTGGCTGGCCCATGCCAGTTGTGGAGCCTGCCCTTGCCCGTGGCCGAGCTGGGCTTGGGCTACACCTCAGAGGAGATGGTCATCTTCCAATACTGCGCTGGCAGCTGTCCCCGCGGTGCCCGCACCCAGCATGGCCTGACACTGGCCCGGCTTAGGGGCCAGGGCCGAGCCCATGGTGGGCCCTGCTGCCGGCCCACCCGCTATGCCGACGTGGCCTTCCTTGACGACCGACACCGCTGGCAGCGGCTGCCCCAGCTCTCCGCGGCAGCCTGTGCCTGCAGCGACTAA
- the ALKBH7 gene encoding alpha-ketoglutarate-dependent dioxygenase alkB homolog 7, mitochondrial: MAGGGQLALRTLSGHGWVRGSGPALLSRLRDAAVVRPGFLSAAEEETLSRELEPELRRRRYEYDHWDAAIHGFRETEKSRWSEASRVILQRVQAAAFDPGQSLLSSVHVLDLEPRGYIKPHVDSIKFCGSTIAGLSLLSPSVMRLVHTQEPGEWLELLLEPGSLYILRDSARYDFSHEILRDEESFFGERRIPRGRRISVICRSLPEGMGSGEPRQPPPAC; this comes from the exons ATGGCAGGGGGCGGGCAGCTGGCGCTGCGAACGCTGTCTGGACACGGTTGGGTGAGGGGCTCGGGTCCGGCTCTCCTTAGCCGCCTGCGGGACGCCGCTGTGGTGCGGCCCGGCTTCCTGAGCGCGGCCGAAGAGGAGACACTGAGCCGCGAGTTGGAACCTGAGCTGCGCCGTCGCCGATACGAATACGACCACTGGGACGCG GCCATCCATGGCTTCCGAGAGACTGAGAAGTCGCGCTGGTCAGAGGCAAGCAGGGTCATCCTGCAGCGTGTGCAGGCGGCCGCTTTTGACCCTGGCCAGAGCCTGCTCTCCTCAGTGCACGTGCTGGACCTGGAACCTCGGGGCTACATCAAGCCACACGTAGACAGCATCAAG TTCTGCGGATCCACCATTGCCGGCCTGTCCCTGCTGTCTCCCAGTGTCATGCGGCTGGTGCACACTCAGGAGCCAGGGGAGTGGCTGGAACTCCTGCTGGAGCCAGGCTCCCTCTACATTCTTAG GGACTCGGCCCGTTACGACTTCTCCCATGAGATCCTTCGGGATGAAGAATCCTTTTTTGGAGAGCGTCGGATTCCCCGGGGCCGACGCATCTCAGTGATTTGCCGCTCCCTCCCTGAGGGTATGGGATCAGGGGAGCCCCGGCAGCCACCCCCAGCCTGCTGA
- the CLPP gene encoding ATP-dependent Clp protease proteolytic subunit, mitochondrial, producing the protein MLPEILVRGARVAAGRFPGLGSRLVARFSPQRTPENRLVMQRSLHATVSRALPLIPIVVEQTGRGERAYDIYSRLLRERIVCVMGPIDDSVASLVIAQLLFLQSESNKKPIHMYINSPGGVVTSGLAIYDTMQYILNPICTWCVGQAASMGSLLLAAGTPGMRHSLPNSRIMIHQPSGGARGQATDIAIQAEEIMKLKKQLYSIYAKHTKQSLQVIESAMERDRYMSPMEAQEFGILDKVLVHPPQDGEDEPELVQKEPAAAATTAEPAPAST; encoded by the exons ATGTTGCCCGAAATATTGGTGCGGGGGGCCCGGGTGGCCGCAGGCAGGTTCCCCGGGCTGGGGTCTCGTCTTGTTGCCCGCTTTTCCCCACAGCGGACGCCCGAGAACCGCCTGGTCATGCAGCGGAGCCTGCACGCGACAGTGTCCCGGGCTCTCCCGCTCATTCCCATCGTGGTGGAGCAGACG GGTCGCGGGGAGCGCGCTTATGACATCTACTCACGGCTGCTGCGGGAGCGCATCGTGTGCGTCATGGGCCCA ATTGACGACAGTGTTGCCAGCCTGGTCATCGCACAGCTGCTTTTCCTGCAGTCTGAAAGCAACAAGAAGCCCATCCACATGTATATCAACAGCCCTG GTGGCGTGGTGACCTCAGGTCTGGCCATCTATGACACGATGCAGTACATCCTGAACCCCATCTGCACGTGGTGTGTGGGACAGGCCGCCAGCATGGGCTCCCTGCTTCTGGCCGCAGGCACCCCGGGCATGCGCCACTCGCTCCCCAACTCCCGCATCATGATCCACCAGCCCTCTGGGGGCGCCAGG GGCCAAGCCACAGACATTGCCATCCAGGCAGAGGAGATCATGAAACTCAAGAAGCAGCTCTACAGCATCTACGCCAAGCACACCAAGCAGAGCCTGCAGGTGATTG AGTCGGCCATGGAGAGGGACCGCTACATGAGCCCCATGGAGGCCCAGGAGTTTGGCATCTTAGACAAAGTCCTGGTCCACCCTCCCCAGGATGGTGAGGACGAGCCTGAGCTGGTGCAGAAGGAGCCCGCGGCCGCAGCGACCACAGCAGAACCTGCCCCAGCGAGCACCTGA